A region of Pseudocalidococcus azoricus BACA0444 DNA encodes the following proteins:
- the glmM gene encoding phosphoglucosamine mutase codes for MSAVKSTLVRFGTDGIRGRAGELLTPNLAMELGYWAGRELAPSQSPGQPFILGQDSRASGDMLAMGLAAGLTAAGLEVWQVGLCPTPCVAYLVHHSEAVGGAMISASHNPPEDNGIKIFDAQGNKLSQELQRAIETHLNQGGAWETSHHWGHNLNRPELLHTYGQALRSSLGTDQPLAGMKVVLDLAYGAAVSLAPQIFQQLGATVICLHNQANGEKINVNCGSTHLDPLRQAVQEFEADLGFAFDGDADRVLAVDGLGRTIDGDHILYFWGQTLQQAQQLPGDLIVATVMSNLGFERAWEQRGGTLVRAAVGDQYVHAEMLRYGAMLGGEQSGHILCRHYGIGGDGLLTAIHLAALVKRAGCSLRHLKDVSFESYPQILRNVKVMDRERRLAWQDCQPLQTLIAQATADMGDQGRILVRASGTEPVIRVMVEAVSATLAEHWTSKLVTSVETYLAA; via the coding sequence ATGTCTGCGGTTAAATCTACCCTGGTTCGCTTTGGTACCGATGGTATTCGGGGGCGGGCGGGTGAATTATTAACTCCTAACTTGGCGATGGAGTTGGGCTACTGGGCCGGGCGGGAATTAGCCCCATCTCAATCCCCTGGGCAGCCATTCATCTTAGGCCAGGACTCCCGCGCCTCTGGCGATATGTTGGCCATGGGCTTGGCGGCGGGCTTAACAGCAGCGGGCCTAGAGGTTTGGCAAGTCGGCCTATGTCCAACCCCCTGTGTCGCTTATTTGGTGCATCATTCTGAGGCGGTGGGGGGGGCAATGATTTCTGCGAGTCACAATCCCCCAGAAGATAATGGAATTAAGATTTTTGATGCCCAGGGCAATAAGCTGTCCCAAGAATTGCAAAGGGCGATTGAAACCCATTTGAATCAGGGCGGGGCCTGGGAAACCAGTCACCATTGGGGCCATAACCTGAATCGGCCAGAGTTACTCCACACCTATGGCCAGGCCTTGAGAAGCTCCTTGGGGACAGATCAACCTTTGGCAGGGATGAAGGTGGTGTTGGATTTGGCCTATGGGGCGGCGGTTTCCTTAGCACCACAAATTTTTCAGCAACTGGGGGCCACAGTCATTTGCCTCCATAACCAGGCCAATGGGGAAAAAATTAACGTCAACTGTGGCTCGACCCATTTAGACCCCCTCCGCCAGGCCGTACAGGAATTTGAAGCCGATTTGGGCTTTGCCTTTGATGGGGATGCGGATCGGGTTTTGGCGGTGGATGGCCTGGGACGGACGATTGATGGAGATCATATTCTCTATTTCTGGGGCCAAACGTTACAGCAGGCCCAGCAACTCCCCGGCGATTTAATTGTCGCGACGGTGATGTCCAATTTAGGCTTTGAGCGGGCCTGGGAGCAACGGGGTGGGACCTTGGTGCGGGCAGCGGTGGGAGATCAATATGTCCATGCGGAAATGCTGCGTTACGGGGCCATGTTGGGGGGTGAGCAGTCGGGCCATATCCTCTGTCGCCATTACGGGATTGGTGGGGATGGGCTGTTAACCGCAATTCACTTGGCGGCCTTGGTCAAACGGGCGGGCTGTTCCTTGCGGCACTTGAAAGATGTCAGCTTTGAGTCCTATCCCCAAATTCTCCGGAATGTCAAGGTTATGGATCGGGAACGCCGCCTGGCCTGGCAAGACTGTCAACCGCTCCAAACCCTGATTGCGCAAGCCACCGCTGACATGGGCGATCAAGGGCGGATTCTCGTGCGGGCTTCGGGAACAGAACCAGTAATTCGGGTCATGGTGGAGGCGGTTTCGGCTACCTTGGCTGAGCATTGGACAAGCAAGTTAGTGACCTCCGTGGAAACCTACTTGGCCGCCTAA
- the mrdA gene encoding penicillin-binding protein 2: MPLAQSKLPPKGIYSFNYQPYQRTFGQNGRGLALMIFVSLLLFGGIGTRLAYLQIVEGQHNRKLADENRIRLIPKPPERGKILDRKGRILAGNQFSYSVFVWPIAKKRAEWPQTLELLSEILNVPAAEIEKTIEKAGYNSPSLLRVAKGITQAQIVALEEHKSQLAGVEVDREAQRFYPLGEVASHVLGYIGELDEEELAQNKERGYRLGDVIGKMGIEASYESQLRGTWGGQQVEVDGAGKVLRILGQKRARPGNDLTLTLDLDVQKAAEAALGNRRGAIVALDPRDGSVLAMASRPAFDPNWFANRMTERQWQELQQRQNPFVNRAIQGFPPASTFKIVTTTAGLESGKFSPDTVLMTYAALNSGSFAFHDWNRAGFGPLTFAGAMAWSSNTFFGQVGRRVGEKTLIDWAHRYGFGQKTGLDLPGEAAGLVPDLAWKRKTFGDDWYDGDTLIFSIGQGALQTSPLQVAVMFAVPANGGFKVRPHFVQLPNKSPQAWRESLNLKPSTIQVLHQGLRQVITNGTGSGLNNPSIPPLAGKSGTGEDPPRPLHTWFGAYAPADKPEIVVVVFLENSGGGGGSTAGPLMLQTMQAYFKANPPPKNTPR; the protein is encoded by the coding sequence ATGCCCCTGGCACAGTCCAAATTACCTCCTAAGGGAATCTACTCCTTTAATTACCAGCCCTATCAGCGCACCTTTGGCCAAAATGGGCGGGGCTTGGCCTTGATGATTTTTGTCTCCCTGCTCTTGTTTGGGGGGATTGGGACGCGCCTAGCCTATTTGCAAATTGTGGAAGGGCAACATAACCGCAAATTAGCCGATGAAAACCGGATTCGTCTGATTCCTAAACCTCCAGAGCGGGGCAAAATCCTTGATCGAAAGGGGCGCATTTTGGCGGGGAATCAATTTTCCTATTCGGTGTTCGTCTGGCCCATTGCCAAGAAACGGGCGGAATGGCCCCAAACCCTCGAATTGCTCTCCGAAATCCTCAATGTCCCAGCGGCAGAGATTGAAAAAACCATTGAAAAAGCAGGCTATAACTCCCCATCCCTGTTACGGGTTGCCAAGGGGATTACCCAGGCCCAGATTGTCGCCTTAGAGGAGCATAAATCCCAACTGGCAGGGGTGGAGGTAGATCGGGAGGCCCAGCGGTTTTATCCCCTTGGGGAAGTAGCCTCCCATGTCTTGGGCTATATCGGTGAATTAGACGAAGAAGAGTTGGCTCAAAATAAAGAACGGGGTTATCGTCTCGGGGATGTCATTGGCAAGATGGGGATTGAGGCCAGCTATGAATCCCAACTACGGGGTACTTGGGGCGGCCAACAGGTGGAAGTGGATGGAGCCGGTAAGGTCTTGCGGATTTTAGGCCAAAAGAGAGCCAGGCCGGGAAATGACTTAACCCTGACCCTCGATTTAGATGTTCAAAAAGCCGCAGAAGCAGCCCTGGGGAATCGGCGAGGAGCGATTGTGGCCCTGGATCCGCGGGATGGCAGTGTCTTAGCCATGGCCAGTCGGCCGGCCTTTGACCCCAACTGGTTTGCGAATCGGATGACAGAACGCCAATGGCAAGAGCTACAGCAGCGGCAAAATCCCTTTGTGAACCGGGCCATCCAAGGCTTTCCACCCGCCAGTACCTTCAAAATTGTCACCACCACCGCAGGGTTAGAGTCGGGTAAATTTAGCCCAGATACGGTTTTGATGACCTACGCCGCCTTGAATAGTGGGAGTTTTGCCTTTCATGATTGGAATCGGGCTGGGTTTGGCCCCTTGACCTTTGCCGGAGCCATGGCCTGGAGCAGTAATACCTTTTTCGGGCAAGTGGGGCGGCGTGTGGGGGAAAAAACCTTAATTGATTGGGCCCATCGCTATGGGTTTGGACAAAAAACGGGTCTGGATTTACCAGGGGAAGCGGCGGGGTTAGTCCCAGATCTGGCCTGGAAACGGAAAACCTTTGGCGATGATTGGTATGACGGGGATACCTTAATTTTTTCCATTGGTCAAGGTGCGCTCCAAACGAGTCCTTTGCAGGTGGCAGTGATGTTTGCGGTTCCGGCCAATGGTGGGTTTAAGGTACGGCCCCATTTTGTCCAACTGCCCAATAAAAGCCCCCAGGCCTGGCGAGAGTCTCTTAATCTCAAGCCCAGCACCATTCAAGTTTTGCACCAGGGATTGCGGCAAGTGATCACCAATGGCACAGGGTCAGGGTTAAATAATCCGAGCATCCCCCCCTTGGCTGGTAAAAGCGGTACAGGAGAGGATCCGCCGCGCCCGCTGCACACTTGGTTTGGGGCCTATGCCCCGGCAGACAAGCCAGAAATTGTTGTGGTTGTCTTTTTAGAAAACTCTGGCGGTGGCGGTGGCTCAACGGCTGGGCCCTTGATGTTACAAACAATGCAAGCCTACTTCAAAGCAAACCCGCCTCCCAAAAATACCCCGCGTTAA